One region of Moraxella sp. ZY210820 genomic DNA includes:
- a CDS encoding enoyl-CoA hydratase/isomerase family protein, with protein sequence MNTLDYHADLIVEVADNGWRIVRLNRPKSLHALDEGLVNALLQIFQDFHQDDDVKAIWFDSTTNKAFCAGGDVRRLRQLVLDGEMEQAERFFEREYELDLLLHNYSKPIVVWSEGYVMGGGLGLFMAAPFRVVTPDSRLAMPEVAIGLYPDVGATRFLADRGAIGLFTGLTGSIMTSAGGYGIGWATHICRSGQREEVLQKVLAIDWEHYPAGKFRALDDTLNSMHRPVPTGPLQNSLDVIHSVARGIDFVQDYQAITGLMDAPSDWLRHAAENLKNGSPTSAALTWLLWQWGKQVHSWREVYALETQISSWCLKHPDFVEGVRARLVDKDLSPKWQYSADTLSLKALLGDKPPVTNIESWNDILRQYGVI encoded by the coding sequence ATGAATACATTAGATTATCATGCGGATTTAATCGTAGAAGTGGCGGATAATGGTTGGCGTATTGTGCGTTTAAATCGTCCAAAATCTTTACATGCCCTTGATGAAGGTTTAGTAAATGCTTTGTTACAAATTTTCCAAGATTTTCATCAAGATGATGATGTTAAAGCAATTTGGTTTGATTCAACAACAAATAAAGCATTTTGTGCAGGTGGTGATGTACGCCGTTTACGTCAATTGGTGCTTGATGGCGAAATGGAACAAGCAGAACGTTTTTTTGAACGTGAATATGAATTAGATTTATTGTTGCATAATTATTCTAAGCCAATCGTGGTATGGAGTGAAGGTTATGTGATGGGTGGTGGTTTAGGCTTATTTATGGCAGCACCATTCCGTGTGGTAACACCTGATTCACGTTTAGCTATGCCTGAAGTGGCGATAGGTTTGTATCCTGATGTCGGTGCAACACGTTTTTTAGCTGACCGTGGAGCGATTGGCTTATTTACAGGATTGACAGGTTCAATTATGACATCGGCAGGCGGTTATGGGATTGGTTGGGCAACTCATATTTGTCGTAGTGGACAACGTGAAGAAGTATTACAAAAAGTGCTTGCCATTGATTGGGAACATTATCCAGCAGGTAAATTCCGTGCTTTAGATGATACACTTAATAGTATGCATCGTCCTGTACCAACAGGTCCATTACAAAACTCCTTAGATGTGATTCATAGTGTAGCTCGTGGTATCGATTTTGTACAGGATTATCAAGCAATTACAGGTCTCATGGATGCACCAAGTGATTGGTTGCGTCATGCTGCGGAAAATCTTAAAAATGGTTCACCGACATCGGCAGCTTTAACGTGGCTATTATGGCAATGGGGTAAACAAGTACATTCATGGCGTGAAGTTTATGCTTTAGAAACACAAATCTCAAGTTGGTGTTTAAAACATCCTGATTTTGTTGAAGGGGTGCGTGCGAGATTGGTCGATAAAGATTTATCACCAAAATGGCAATATTCTGCTGATACATTGTCTTTAAAAGCTTTATTGGGCGACAAACCACCAGTTACGAATATTGAAAGCTGGAATGATATTTTACGTCAGTATGGTGTAAT
- the ung gene encoding uracil-DNA glycosylase — protein MLDSQKNERLNRVQLSQEWKTALQDFLLSDEMERLRNFLRQEMQLGKVIYPPNAEIFKALDMTNLPDVKVVILGQDPYHGAKQANGLSFSVQRGIALPPSLRNIYHELYTDLGIQPVNHGDLTAWAKQGVLLLNSVLTVEAGQAASHQKQGWEQFTDAVIDAINQYCKHVVFILWGAYAQRKGSIIDRSKHLVLTAAHPSPLSANRGGFFGCRVFSKANYFLVQHGIDPVDWQLEA, from the coding sequence ATGTTAGATAGTCAAAAAAATGAGCGTTTAAATCGTGTACAATTAAGTCAAGAATGGAAAACTGCTTTACAAGATTTTTTACTCAGTGATGAAATGGAACGGCTACGCAATTTTTTACGCCAAGAAATGCAATTGGGAAAGGTAATTTATCCACCTAATGCAGAAATTTTTAAAGCCTTAGATATGACCAATTTACCTGATGTGAAAGTGGTGATTTTGGGGCAAGATCCGTATCATGGGGCAAAACAAGCCAATGGTTTAAGTTTTTCAGTACAACGTGGCATTGCATTACCGCCATCATTACGCAATATTTATCACGAACTTTATACTGATCTAGGTATTCAACCTGTCAATCATGGTGATTTAACCGCTTGGGCAAAACAAGGTGTATTATTATTAAATAGCGTTTTAACCGTTGAAGCAGGGCAAGCTGCTTCACATCAAAAGCAAGGTTGGGAACAATTTACCGATGCGGTGATTGATGCTATTAATCAGTATTGTAAGCATGTAGTGTTTATTCTATGGGGTGCTTATGCACAACGTAAAGGTTCAATCATTGACCGTAGCAAGCATTTAGTTTTAACAGCGGCACATCCATCGCCACTTTCAGCAAATCGTGGTGGTTTTTTTGGCTGTCGTGTATTTTCTAAAGCAAATTATTTTTTGGTACAACATGGCATAGACCCTGTTGATTGGCAGTTAGAAGCATAA
- a CDS encoding 6-carboxytetrahydropterin synthase — MLIRKLFKFENAHIVRNCTSDRCKRSIHGHSYKLELFLQANRLDNGQMVYDFGLLKGTIKELFDSFDHAICFWDKDDAEYIQACKTFSARWISLPVSPSAEQFSRVFFYLAEQMLKATDMQNNEQGIEVYSVIVHETDTGYAQCFKADVENEHMGQLSLEQIVFSPQIQAEWSDPQMYQKLQNGERFSNPKVELQVK; from the coding sequence ATGCTAATTCGTAAATTATTTAAATTTGAAAATGCACATATTGTGCGTAATTGTACGTCTGATCGCTGTAAACGTTCTATTCACGGACATAGTTACAAACTTGAATTATTTTTACAAGCAAATCGCCTAGATAATGGACAAATGGTTTATGATTTTGGTTTATTAAAAGGCACAATTAAAGAATTATTTGATAGTTTTGATCATGCTATTTGTTTTTGGGATAAAGACGATGCAGAATATATCCAAGCCTGCAAAACCTTTAGTGCTAGATGGATTTCGTTGCCTGTTTCGCCATCAGCTGAACAATTTTCACGGGTGTTTTTTTATTTGGCAGAACAAATGCTAAAAGCAACGGATATGCAAAATAATGAGCAAGGAATTGAAGTGTATTCTGTGATTGTACATGAAACCGATACAGGCTATGCACAGTGTTTTAAAGCTGATGTAGAAAATGAACACATGGGACAATTAAGCTTGGAGCAGATTGTATTTTCGCCACAAATTCAAGCTGAATGGAGCGACCCGCAAATGTATCAAAAATTACAAAATGGCGAACGTTTTAGTAATCCCAAAGTTGAGTTACAAGTGAAATAA
- a CDS encoding RDD family protein: MSSRYEYAGFWIRFGAVVIDFLILSIPIGLISQYIFGVPENRLELSTSDVVANLTFIIVSIFCWVKFAGTPGKLILNLKVLDAQTGHHVTIGQAIIRQLAYILSALCLLLGFFWIGFDKKKQGWHDKLAKTVVVKDHGDD, from the coding sequence ATGTCTTCTCGTTATGAATATGCAGGGTTTTGGATACGTTTTGGTGCTGTAGTTATTGACTTTTTAATTTTGTCTATTCCAATTGGATTAATTTCACAATATATTTTTGGCGTACCTGAAAATCGTTTAGAACTTTCTACATCAGATGTTGTAGCCAATCTTACATTTATTATTGTTTCTATTTTTTGTTGGGTAAAATTTGCTGGCACGCCCGGAAAATTAATTTTAAATCTGAAAGTACTTGATGCACAAACAGGTCATCATGTAACCATTGGTCAGGCAATTATTCGTCAATTAGCATATATTTTATCCGCTTTATGTCTCTTACTTGGTTTTTTCTGGATTGGATTTGATAAGAAAAAGCAAGGTTGGCATGATAAATTAGCAAAGACAGTTGTCGTAAAAGACCATGGCGATGATTAA
- the pepN gene encoding aminopeptidase N: MSNVETIYLKDYQAPIFTVESVDLNIQVFDHYTQVDSKLTMHRQTQGDLILLGRDLELKSIAVNGQVLSENDYQLDSEQLIIQNAPDVAIVETVVIIHPETNTQLEGLYLAGDIFVTQNEPEGFRKITFYPDRPDVLSVFTTRVEADKKYPILLANGNKIEQGELENHRHYTVWHDPTKKPSYLFACVIGDLAVLRDEFITAEQRKVDLEIYAEAKDIEKCHIAMQALKHSMRWDEEHYGRSYDLDNYMIVATSHFNMGAMENKGLNIFNTSCVLADENITTDMAIMRVQSVIAHEYFHNWTGNRITCRDWFQLCLKEGLTVFRDQSFSEDLQSASVQRIDDVAILKAHQFPEDAGPLAHPPRPDHFVEINNFYTATVYEKGAEISRMMATLLGKEKFRQGTDKYFELFDGQAVTVEDWISALSQGSGVDLSDFLRWYNQPHTPTLSVKQHYDNAKKTYTLSFKQSIKPHEKYPNLQAVPIPIALALFDEKTGEQLTLNCVDLTEHQVKDGVYVLKNEQAEIIFTDVQHQPIVSLLRNFSAPVNLDFDYSDENLSFLIQHENNGFNQWQATQTLLERILLADTAIDEQNIALNAYLRAMQAVLPKLSAEDPLLSSRLLDIPTESYLASRIDSHYQPEKMREKRDHLVQLLANKMRGFWKNYYQTAQTTADMPFSQAMGVRALRNICLSMLFKQNDVDAMALAEQQYHQTKNMTERLGAMRALVWANAPQSTDILNDFYQRFKDEDLAIDQWFMVQAGRPHLTFEQLQALTQHSDYDINVPNRIRSITGGLNSRPVNLWSDFGVQHFINLAKVMDEKNPIVGSRLVQALSRWYTLAEPQRSAVKAQLQDVQQVVTSKNVSETIQNLLNVE; the protein is encoded by the coding sequence ATGTCTAATGTTGAAACCATTTATTTAAAAGATTATCAAGCACCAATTTTTACGGTAGAAAGTGTAGATTTAAACATTCAAGTGTTTGATCATTATACACAAGTTGATAGCAAACTGACCATGCACCGTCAAACACAAGGCGATTTAATTTTGCTTGGGCGTGATTTAGAGTTAAAATCGATTGCTGTGAATGGTCAAGTATTAAGCGAAAATGACTATCAACTGGATAGTGAACAACTTATTATTCAAAATGCCCCTGATGTGGCGATTGTGGAAACAGTGGTGATTATTCACCCAGAAACCAATACGCAACTTGAAGGGCTATATTTAGCAGGTGATATTTTTGTAACGCAAAATGAACCTGAAGGTTTCCGTAAAATCACCTTTTATCCAGACCGTCCAGATGTATTATCAGTGTTTACTACACGCGTTGAGGCAGATAAAAAATATCCTATTTTGTTGGCAAATGGTAATAAAATTGAGCAAGGTGAACTCGAAAATCATCGTCATTATACGGTTTGGCATGACCCAACGAAAAAGCCAAGCTATTTATTTGCTTGCGTGATTGGTGATTTAGCGGTATTGCGTGATGAATTTATCACCGCTGAACAACGTAAAGTCGATTTGGAAATTTACGCTGAAGCCAAAGATATTGAAAAATGTCATATTGCTATGCAGGCGTTAAAACATTCGATGCGTTGGGACGAAGAACATTATGGACGAAGCTATGACCTTGATAATTATATGATTGTTGCAACCAGTCATTTTAATATGGGGGCAATGGAAAATAAAGGTTTAAATATTTTTAATACCTCATGTGTATTAGCTGATGAAAATATCACCACAGATATGGCGATTATGCGTGTACAATCAGTAATTGCTCATGAATATTTTCATAACTGGACGGGCAACCGTATCACTTGTCGAGATTGGTTTCAATTATGCTTAAAAGAAGGTTTAACGGTATTTCGTGACCAAAGTTTTTCCGAAGATTTACAATCGGCAAGTGTACAACGTATTGACGATGTGGCGATTTTAAAAGCCCATCAATTCCCAGAAGATGCAGGTCCGTTGGCTCATCCGCCACGCCCTGACCATTTTGTTGAAATCAATAACTTTTATACCGCAACCGTCTATGAAAAAGGGGCGGAAATTTCTCGTATGATGGCGACTTTGCTGGGTAAAGAAAAATTCCGTCAAGGTACAGACAAGTATTTTGAATTGTTTGATGGACAAGCGGTGACTGTTGAAGATTGGATTTCGGCATTATCACAAGGTTCAGGTGTGGATTTATCAGACTTTTTACGTTGGTACAATCAACCACATACACCGACTTTAAGTGTCAAGCAACATTATGATAATGCAAAGAAAACTTATACATTATCATTTAAACAAAGCATTAAACCGCATGAAAAATATCCAAATTTACAAGCAGTACCGATTCCAATTGCATTGGCATTGTTTGATGAAAAAACAGGCGAACAACTGACTTTAAATTGTGTGGATTTAACCGAACATCAGGTAAAAGATGGTGTTTATGTATTAAAAAATGAACAGGCAGAAATTATCTTTACTGATGTTCAACATCAACCGATTGTCTCATTGTTGCGTAATTTTTCAGCACCTGTCAATTTAGATTTTGATTATAGTGATGAAAATTTATCCTTTTTAATTCAACATGAAAATAATGGTTTTAATCAATGGCAAGCCACACAAACCTTGTTAGAGCGTATTTTACTGGCAGATACCGCAATTGATGAACAAAATATCGCCTTAAATGCCTATTTGCGTGCGATGCAAGCCGTGTTACCAAAATTATCAGCAGAAGACCCATTATTAAGCTCTCGTTTATTGGATATTCCGACCGAAAGCTATTTGGCAAGCCGTATTGATAGCCATTATCAACCTGAAAAAATGCGTGAAAAACGGGATCATTTAGTCCAATTACTCGCCAATAAAATGCGTGGTTTTTGGAAAAATTATTATCAAACTGCTCAAACCACAGCCGATATGCCATTTAGTCAGGCGATGGGTGTGCGTGCCTTGCGTAATATTTGTTTGAGTATGTTATTTAAGCAAAATGATGTTGATGCGATGGCGTTGGCTGAACAGCAATATCATCAAACTAAAAATATGACTGAACGTCTAGGGGCAATGCGTGCTTTAGTGTGGGCAAATGCACCACAAAGTACGGATATTTTAAATGATTTTTATCAACGCTTTAAAGATGAAGATTTAGCGATTGACCAATGGTTTATGGTACAAGCGGGTCGTCCACATTTGACCTTTGAACAGTTACAAGCTTTAACGCAACATTCGGATTATGACATCAATGTGCCGAACCGTATTCGTTCAATTACAGGTGGATTAAATAGCCGTCCTGTGAATTTATGGTCGGATTTTGGTGTACAACATTTTATCAATTTGGCAAAAGTGATGGACGAAAAAAATCCAATCGTGGGGTCTCGTTTGGTGCAAGCCCTGTCTCGTTGGTACACGCTGGCTGAGCCACAACGTAGTGCGGTAAAAGCCCAATTACAAGATGTACAACAAGTGGTAACATCAAAAAATGTCAGTGAAACCATTCAAAATCTGTTGAATGTGGAATAA
- the gloA gene encoding lactoylglutathione lyase produces MRMLHTMLRVGNLERSIAFYTEVMGMQLLRKRDYPEGRFTLAFVGYGDEDTHTVLELTHNWDTDSYDLGTGYGHIAIAVDDAYKACEEVKARGGKVVREAGPMKGGVTVIAFVEDPDGYKIEFIQQDENARNN; encoded by the coding sequence ATGCGAATGTTACATACCATGTTGCGTGTAGGCAACTTAGAACGCTCAATTGCGTTTTATACTGAAGTGATGGGTATGCAGTTATTGCGTAAACGTGATTATCCTGAAGGGCGTTTTACCCTTGCTTTTGTTGGTTATGGCGATGAAGATACCCATACCGTACTTGAATTAACTCATAATTGGGATACTGACAGCTATGATTTAGGTACGGGCTATGGGCATATTGCCATTGCGGTTGATGATGCTTATAAAGCCTGTGAAGAAGTAAAAGCTCGTGGTGGTAAAGTAGTGCGTGAAGCTGGTCCAATGAAAGGCGGTGTAACAGTTATTGCCTTTGTTGAAGACCCAGATGGCTATAAAATCGAATTTATTCAACAAGATGAAAATGCACGCAATAACTGA
- a CDS encoding MFS transporter, whose translation MNNHTQASHSQQTRKSWASSFKAFADRRALMMLFLGFSSGFPYYLIVSTLTLWLGEAGIERSAITFFAWAALGYSFKFIWAPLIDEVPLPVLTQRFGRRRAWLLVAQAMIILSICLMAMTDPSMGQFALYQMAVGAVLLGFSSATQDIVIDAYRIELAEQEMQSVLASTFMAGYRIGLILTGAGALFLASYFGTSKGNYIYSAWQYTYLLMAGIMFMVMFITLKLPNAELIKKNKPYTKDDYLRLFVLFSLSVTAFVLLYSSFYQPVKYLKEVYAIKDSLTIFAMETVRFLSAGGLAVIVGLILVKMRLVQSQVAYDTWVAPIADFFKRYGLKLALIMLLLIGFFRISDIVAGTISNTFYQDLNFTKEQIATAVKTYGVIFSLIGGFLGGLLAQRLNVMKLLFISAICASCTNLIFIGLVKSGQKLADVQVSVAGQTYTTQADDVGYWSIKIPQQQLQNAQSLQISTHFAHQNAEQAVQYQLPYLKQQDSQKIHFLPISQDNQLYADELKQPMMISGQFFGVPVEQLDKNTPIKVLLDGQEYPAKIDKQGKFSVTIHGEKLHQAQQKILTVIATHQQQQWQATQSYQTFSEQQKLALSMDVQPLALVDNQPQSDIEVKGKAIQYYSSWWLYFAIVVDNLASGLAGAAFIAFLSSLTSVSFTAVQYALFSSLMTLAPKFLGGYSGTMVTAMGYPNFFLMTTLIGIPILVLVVWVGYLLKRHTEHHSIQQHSQHDGE comes from the coding sequence ATGAATAACCATACGCAAGCTTCTCATTCACAACAAACTAGAAAATCATGGGCTTCGTCCTTTAAAGCCTTTGCCGACCGCCGAGCATTGATGATGCTCTTTCTGGGTTTTTCATCAGGATTTCCCTATTATTTGATTGTTTCAACGCTCACTTTATGGTTAGGGGAAGCGGGTATTGAACGTAGTGCAATTACTTTTTTTGCATGGGCGGCATTAGGTTATTCCTTTAAATTTATTTGGGCTCCATTGATTGATGAGGTACCATTGCCCGTTTTGACGCAACGTTTTGGACGTAGACGAGCGTGGTTATTGGTTGCTCAAGCGATGATTATCTTGTCGATTTGCTTAATGGCAATGACTGACCCATCTATGGGGCAATTTGCACTTTATCAAATGGCGGTTGGTGCGGTTTTATTAGGCTTTTCATCAGCCACACAAGATATTGTGATTGATGCCTATCGTATCGAACTTGCCGAACAAGAAATGCAAAGTGTATTAGCATCAACTTTTATGGCGGGGTATCGCATTGGTTTAATTTTGACTGGAGCAGGTGCATTATTTTTAGCCAGTTATTTTGGCACAAGTAAGGGAAATTATATTTATTCTGCTTGGCAATATACCTATTTGTTGATGGCAGGCATCATGTTTATGGTGATGTTTATCACACTAAAATTACCGAATGCAGAATTAATTAAAAAGAATAAACCTTATACGAAAGACGATTATCTTCGTTTATTTGTTTTATTTAGTTTGAGCGTGACTGCTTTTGTTTTATTATACAGTAGTTTCTATCAACCTGTGAAATATCTTAAAGAAGTGTATGCTATTAAAGATAGCTTGACGATTTTTGCGATGGAAACAGTACGATTTTTATCTGCTGGTGGTTTGGCGGTCATTGTTGGTCTTATTTTAGTCAAAATGAGATTAGTGCAAAGTCAGGTTGCTTATGATACTTGGGTTGCCCCAATAGCGGATTTCTTTAAACGTTATGGCTTAAAATTAGCCTTGATTATGCTGTTGCTGATTGGCTTTTTCCGTATTTCCGATATTGTGGCGGGAACGATTTCCAATACTTTTTATCAAGATTTAAATTTTACCAAAGAGCAAATTGCGACAGCAGTTAAAACCTATGGGGTAATTTTTAGTCTGATAGGTGGTTTCTTAGGTGGATTATTGGCACAACGTTTAAATGTGATGAAACTGTTGTTTATTTCAGCGATTTGTGCCAGTTGTACCAATTTAATTTTTATAGGTTTGGTAAAATCTGGACAAAAATTGGCTGATGTGCAGGTCAGTGTTGCAGGGCAAACCTATACCACGCAGGCGGATGATGTTGGCTATTGGTCAATTAAAATTCCACAACAACAGTTACAGAATGCTCAATCGTTACAAATTAGCACGCATTTTGCACATCAAAATGCAGAACAAGCAGTACAATATCAATTACCTTATTTAAAACAGCAGGATAGCCAAAAAATTCATTTCTTACCAATTAGTCAGGATAATCAATTATATGCCGATGAACTGAAACAACCGATGATGATTTCGGGGCAGTTTTTTGGTGTACCAGTTGAGCAGTTGGATAAAAATACGCCAATAAAAGTCTTGCTTGATGGACAGGAATATCCTGCAAAAATTGATAAACAGGGCAAATTTTCTGTTACTATTCATGGTGAGAAATTGCATCAAGCACAGCAAAAAATATTGACGGTGATTGCGACTCATCAACAGCAACAATGGCAAGCGACACAAAGTTATCAAACCTTTAGTGAACAGCAAAAATTAGCCTTATCGATGGACGTACAACCATTGGCATTGGTCGATAACCAACCGCAATCGGACATTGAAGTGAAAGGAAAAGCCATACAATATTATAGTTCATGGTGGTTATATTTTGCGATTGTGGTGGATAATTTAGCATCGGGTTTGGCAGGTGCGGCATTTATTGCGTTTTTATCCAGTTTAACCAGTGTCTCATTTACTGCTGTGCAATATGCTTTATTTAGCTCATTGATGACGCTTGCTCCAAAGTTTTTGGGGGGCTATTCTGGTACGATGGTTACAGCAATGGGCTATCCAAATTTCTTTTTAATGACAACTTTAATTGGTATTCCAATTTTAGTTTTGGTGGTGTGGGTTGGCTATTTATTGAAACGCCATACCGAACATCATTCTATTCAACAACACTCACAGCATGATGGAGAATAA
- a CDS encoding Lon protease family protein — protein MLRTEIHATLEQTRLKAEQLSRTSNIAQLPKSTQKLTHGDLFLGQQRAKQALEFAINMPFNDYHLCAIGTSGLGKRTKIIQHLQAWVQHQQTSKFYDVIYVHHFKHKTQPLLIKLKQGYAYTFKNQLATLWINIITQLKTHSSHIAQDIQQLLTPLFKQFQQNQLTWIEPSYHNDFQHYLKDYLQHISYHVNDILAHVYNDYALNADIIFDFLPYEYQLHIVVHHTQTQQPVIYEPNPSLIRLFGEIRGLTHTIRKFAHGEYISHHFSIQAGQLLHANGGFLILELKQILQYPMVWHLLKQCLINKQFDWQNLQQTIPDNSNTQNLKLEPIPLNIKVILLCDSQEFDDIITLEPEFSSLFKVRADFTDSLARTDEHELAYIQNIADCIRQKQLLDFERSALAEVLTEFSRQAEDQNLLLLHDGLLTDILQESHYYAVQQGAKLVEAEHVQTALKQRQYRLGYWRDLYWQDLSQGTQLIETQGVRLGQVNALSVIHFAESEFGFPSRLTASVSQGAGDILDIERSVELGGSLHAKGTLLMSSFLKSHFGRQQILNFSAALAFEQSYGEVDGDSATVAELCALISAISQIPIQQSWAITGSMNQLGQVQPVGGINAKIEGFFDTCVLQGLTGQQGVIIPRSNTQHLMLRADIIQAVADGQFHIYAIDHVEQAMEILMNRPIGQPDKKGCYPQNSIYEAVLTQLAHWQDEELLIEEPKKKKKSKK, from the coding sequence GTGTTAAGAACTGAAATCCATGCCACTTTAGAGCAAACTCGCTTAAAAGCTGAACAATTAAGCCGTACATCAAACATCGCTCAACTTCCTAAATCGACCCAAAAACTTACACATGGCGATTTATTTTTAGGACAACAACGTGCAAAACAAGCCTTAGAATTTGCGATTAATATGCCATTTAATGATTATCATCTGTGTGCAATTGGCACATCTGGCTTAGGAAAGCGAACAAAAATTATACAACACTTACAAGCGTGGGTACAACATCAGCAGACTTCTAAATTTTATGATGTGATTTATGTTCATCATTTTAAACATAAAACGCAACCGTTATTAATTAAACTCAAACAAGGTTATGCTTATACCTTTAAAAATCAGTTGGCGACTTTGTGGATTAATATTATTACACAATTAAAAACTCATTCGTCTCATATTGCACAAGACATTCAACAGTTGCTTACTCCATTATTTAAACAATTTCAACAAAATCAACTCACATGGATAGAGCCATCATATCATAATGATTTTCAACATTATTTAAAGGATTACTTACAACACATTAGTTATCATGTTAATGATATTTTAGCTCATGTTTATAATGATTATGCTTTAAATGCAGATATTATTTTTGACTTTTTACCCTATGAATATCAATTACATATCGTAGTACATCATACACAAACACAACAACCAGTTATTTATGAACCTAATCCAAGTCTAATACGTCTTTTTGGTGAAATCCGTGGCTTGACTCATACCATACGTAAATTTGCACATGGTGAATATATCAGCCATCATTTTTCTATTCAAGCAGGACAATTATTACACGCTAATGGTGGCTTTCTAATCTTAGAGTTAAAGCAAATATTGCAATATCCTATGGTATGGCATTTATTAAAACAATGTTTAATCAATAAGCAATTTGATTGGCAGAATCTACAACAAACGATACCAGACAATAGCAATACTCAAAATTTAAAACTTGAACCTATTCCATTAAATATTAAGGTTATTTTGTTGTGTGATAGCCAAGAATTTGATGATATTATTACCCTTGAGCCAGAGTTTAGTAGCTTATTTAAAGTACGTGCAGATTTTACGGATAGTCTAGCTCGGACCGATGAACATGAACTTGCCTATATTCAAAATATTGCTGATTGTATCAGACAAAAACAGTTACTTGATTTCGAACGCAGTGCTTTAGCTGAAGTTTTAACCGAATTTAGCCGCCAAGCTGAAGACCAAAATTTATTATTATTGCATGATGGTTTATTAACCGATATTTTGCAAGAAAGTCATTATTACGCCGTACAACAAGGAGCAAAGCTAGTAGAAGCCGAACATGTACAAACAGCTTTAAAACAAAGACAATATCGTCTTGGTTATTGGCGTGATTTATATTGGCAAGATTTATCACAAGGAACACAACTGATTGAAACTCAAGGTGTGCGTTTAGGACAAGTCAATGCATTATCTGTCATTCATTTTGCTGAAAGTGAATTTGGTTTTCCATCACGTTTAACTGCGTCTGTTTCACAAGGTGCTGGCGATATTTTAGACATTGAACGTAGTGTTGAATTAGGTGGCTCATTACACGCCAAAGGTACATTATTAATGTCGAGTTTTTTAAAATCACATTTTGGCAGACAGCAGATTTTAAATTTTTCGGCAGCACTTGCTTTTGAACAAAGTTATGGTGAAGTTGATGGTGATAGTGCAACAGTAGCAGAATTATGTGCCTTAATTTCTGCAATTAGTCAAATTCCAATTCAACAATCTTGGGCAATTACTGGTTCAATGAATCAACTAGGACAGGTACAACCTGTGGGCGGTATTAATGCCAAAATTGAAGGTTTTTTTGACACTTGTGTTTTACAAGGTTTAACAGGACAACAAGGCGTTATTATTCCACGCTCCAATACACAACATTTAATGTTAAGGGCTGATATTATTCAAGCTGTTGCTGATGGGCAATTTCATATCTACGCTATAGACCATGTTGAACAGGCAATGGAAATTTTAATGAATCGTCCAATTGGGCAACCTGATAAAAAAGGATGCTATCCACAAAATTCAATTTATGAAGCAGTACTCACACAATTAGCTCATTGGCAAGATGAAGAATTACTCATTGAAGAACCAAAGAAAAAGAAAAAATCTAAAAAATAA
- a CDS encoding carboxymuconolactone decarboxylase family protein, whose product MARLTVHNVETAPEKAKPRVETALKNNGFLPNLIGVLANSPEALAFYQDVGQLNAATSLTGGEREVVQIIAAKVNQCGFCVAGHTKLATLKKLLADDAIQASRATDPKQFSDAKLSALASFTLAVMANKGAVSNAELQAFFDAGYTQQQSVEVVLGIALATLCNYTNNLAQTEINPELIDFA is encoded by the coding sequence ATGGCACGTTTAACTGTTCATAATGTAGAAACTGCACCAGAAAAAGCAAAGCCACGCGTAGAAACAGCATTAAAAAATAATGGTTTTTTACCAAACTTAATTGGTGTCTTAGCAAATTCGCCTGAAGCATTAGCATTTTATCAAGATGTTGGACAACTAAATGCAGCAACAAGTTTAACAGGTGGTGAGCGTGAAGTCGTACAAATTATTGCGGCTAAAGTAAACCAATGCGGTTTCTGTGTGGCAGGACATACAAAATTAGCAACTTTGAAAAAGTTATTAGCTGATGATGCCATTCAGGCTTCTCGTGCAACTGACCCTAAACAATTTAGTGATGCTAAATTATCTGCTTTAGCAAGTTTTACCCTTGCTGTTATGGCAAATAAAGGTGCAGTAAGCAATGCTGAATTACAAGCATTCTTTGATGCAGGTTATACTCAACAACAATCTGTGGAAGTGGTTTTAGGCATAGCTTTAGCAACTTTATGTAACTATACCAATAACTTAGCACAAACTGAGATTAATCCTGAGTTAATCGATTTTGCTTAA